Proteins encoded in a region of the Tautonia rosea genome:
- a CDS encoding ABC transporter ATP-binding protein has product MTLPAPGDLAIRVQNLRKVYPARTGPVVAVDGLDLEVLSGECFGLLGPNGAGKTTTVEILEGLNDATSGEVEVLGRRWETDADAIRDRIGVTLQETRFPEKMTVRELLQLFQSFYRSGPDPDALMPLVSLEAKADAYVETLSGGQQRRLAVALALVGDPELLFFDEPTTGLDPQARRQLWDVIRSLRHRGRTIVLTTHYMDEAERLCDRIAIVDHGKVIALGTPDELIARLGGEHIIEFSLGGDGPALLPEAFADLPSVATSRTEGDAFALAVHEPHAAIPALLDRLEAQGRPLLRLTTRRVSLEDVFVALTGRHLREDGIEPNGEASPTGRGRRRRSRAG; this is encoded by the coding sequence ATGACCCTCCCCGCCCCCGGCGACCTGGCCATCCGCGTCCAGAACCTCCGCAAGGTCTATCCCGCTCGCACCGGCCCCGTGGTCGCGGTCGATGGGCTGGATCTGGAGGTCCTCTCCGGCGAATGCTTCGGCCTGCTCGGACCCAACGGCGCGGGCAAAACCACCACGGTCGAGATCCTTGAAGGCCTGAACGACGCCACCAGCGGCGAGGTCGAGGTCCTCGGCCGCCGCTGGGAGACCGATGCCGACGCCATCCGCGACCGCATCGGCGTGACGCTTCAGGAAACGCGCTTTCCCGAAAAGATGACCGTCCGCGAACTGCTCCAGCTCTTTCAAAGCTTCTACCGCTCCGGTCCCGATCCCGATGCCCTCATGCCGCTCGTCTCGCTGGAGGCCAAGGCCGACGCCTACGTCGAGACCCTCTCCGGCGGCCAGCAGCGCCGGCTTGCCGTCGCCCTGGCCCTGGTCGGCGATCCCGAACTCCTTTTCTTCGACGAGCCGACGACCGGCCTCGACCCCCAGGCCCGCCGCCAGCTCTGGGACGTGATCCGCAGCCTCCGCCACCGAGGCCGAACCATCGTCCTCACCACCCACTACATGGACGAGGCCGAACGCCTCTGCGACCGGATCGCCATCGTTGACCACGGCAAGGTCATCGCCCTCGGCACGCCCGACGAGTTGATCGCCCGGCTCGGCGGCGAGCATATCATCGAGTTCAGCCTCGGCGGCGACGGCCCCGCCTTGCTTCCCGAAGCCTTCGCCGACCTCCCCAGCGTCGCCACCTCCCGGACCGAAGGGGACGCCTTCGCCCTCGCCGTCCACGAGCCCCACGCCGCCATCCCGGCCCTGCTCGATCGCCTCGAAGCCCAGGGACGCCCCTTGCTCCGCCTCACCACCCGCCGCGTCAGCCTCGAAGACGTCTTCGTCGCCCTCACCGGCCGCCACCTCCGCGAAGACGGCATCGAACCCAACGGCGAGGCCTCCCCCACCGGCCGAGGCCGCCGACGCCGGTCGAGGGCGGGGTAA
- a CDS encoding ABC transporter permease, translating into MPRSSSLWQLYLARLREFYRQPARIFWVYGFPIVLAVVLGLAFNSGAPEVVVVDVVDTGEARTIFGLVASAVDPEDGRVGVALNLVGPEEADLRLQRGQTPLVVEPTGPNAVSYRYDPTRPEALAARAAFDDAYQRALGREDVAETTNAIIDEPGSRYIDFLIPGLIGVNAMGGGLWGIGFLLVNFRIGKLLKRFQATPMPRRNFLLAILGARITFLIPDLAILLTLGVVGFGMPIRGNLGLVILMDVVGALAFAGIGLLVASRAQTTETVSGLMNLVMIPMWLFSGVFFSYERFPEAMLPFIKALPLTQLVDGLRRVILEGAGLVDVGSNLLVLATWAVVTFVIALRIFRWN; encoded by the coding sequence ATGCCCCGCTCCTCCTCCCTCTGGCAACTGTATCTGGCCCGGCTCCGCGAGTTCTACCGCCAGCCGGCGCGGATCTTCTGGGTCTACGGCTTCCCGATCGTCCTGGCCGTGGTGCTCGGCCTGGCGTTCAACTCGGGAGCGCCCGAGGTGGTCGTCGTCGACGTGGTCGATACTGGCGAGGCCCGGACGATCTTCGGCCTCGTCGCCTCGGCCGTCGATCCGGAAGACGGGCGGGTCGGCGTCGCCCTCAATCTCGTCGGGCCGGAGGAGGCCGACCTGCGGCTCCAACGCGGCCAGACCCCCCTCGTCGTCGAGCCGACCGGACCGAACGCGGTGAGCTACCGCTACGATCCCACCCGGCCCGAAGCGCTCGCTGCCCGGGCCGCGTTCGATGACGCCTATCAACGGGCCCTCGGTCGCGAAGACGTGGCCGAAACCACCAACGCCATCATCGACGAACCCGGATCACGTTATATCGACTTCCTCATCCCCGGATTGATCGGCGTCAACGCCATGGGCGGCGGCCTCTGGGGAATCGGCTTCTTGCTCGTCAACTTCCGCATCGGCAAGCTGCTCAAGCGGTTCCAGGCCACGCCGATGCCCCGCCGCAATTTCCTCCTGGCGATCCTCGGCGCCCGGATCACCTTCCTCATCCCGGATCTGGCCATCCTCCTGACGCTCGGCGTCGTCGGCTTCGGCATGCCGATCCGGGGGAATCTTGGCCTGGTGATCTTGATGGACGTGGTCGGCGCGCTCGCGTTCGCCGGAATCGGCCTTCTGGTCGCCAGCCGGGCGCAAACCACCGAAACCGTCAGCGGCCTGATGAACCTCGTGATGATCCCGATGTGGCTCTTCTCGGGGGTCTTCTTCTCCTACGAACGCTTCCCCGAGGCCATGCTCCCGTTCATCAAGGCCCTGCCGCTCACGCAACTGGTCGACGGCCTACGGCGCGTGATCCTCGAAGGGGCGGGCCTGGTGGACGTCGGCTCGAACCTCCTTGTCCTCGCTACCTGGGCGGTTGTCACCTTCGTCATCGCCCTGCGGATCTTCCGCTGGAACTGA
- a CDS encoding aminotransferase class IV has protein sequence MSSIEPLACLNGEQMPASEAKIPVWDRGFLFGDAIYEVMRLYSGRMWLEAEHVARLTRSLNEMRIEGVDFEALTGRIHRTIAASGIEEGTVYIQISRGVAPRRHRFPEPGTPPTELIIVGPYDDSSTAERRQTGVPVVSYPDLRWKRCDVKSVNLLGNVLANEAAHQGGCIEAVLVDRDGIVTEATHSSLLWVRDGRLEGTPEGPGILPGTSRGFILKLAESLGIPFAEATIRFDDLTRADEVMLSGTTLEIVPVTRIDDATIGDGTPGPIAQRLVTGFAEAVRRFRDGLEPIATGSPVGASSAGA, from the coding sequence ATGTCGTCCATTGAGCCTCTGGCCTGCCTCAACGGTGAGCAGATGCCTGCCTCCGAGGCCAAGATCCCGGTCTGGGACCGCGGTTTCCTGTTCGGCGACGCCATTTATGAAGTGATGCGGCTGTACAGCGGCCGGATGTGGCTGGAGGCCGAGCACGTCGCCCGCCTGACGCGCAGCCTGAACGAGATGAGGATCGAAGGGGTCGATTTCGAGGCGTTGACCGGACGGATTCATCGGACCATTGCCGCGAGCGGGATCGAGGAAGGGACGGTATACATTCAGATCAGCCGGGGGGTTGCCCCGCGTCGTCATCGATTCCCGGAGCCGGGGACCCCGCCGACGGAGCTGATCATCGTCGGGCCGTATGACGACTCGAGCACCGCCGAGCGTCGGCAAACGGGCGTCCCCGTGGTCAGTTATCCCGACCTGCGGTGGAAGCGCTGCGACGTGAAGTCGGTCAACCTGCTCGGCAACGTACTGGCCAACGAGGCGGCGCACCAGGGGGGTTGCATCGAGGCGGTGCTGGTGGATCGGGACGGGATCGTGACGGAGGCGACGCATTCGTCGTTGCTCTGGGTGCGGGACGGTCGGCTGGAAGGGACGCCGGAAGGGCCAGGGATCTTGCCGGGGACGAGCCGGGGGTTCATCCTGAAGCTGGCCGAGTCGCTCGGCATTCCATTTGCCGAGGCGACGATTCGCTTCGACGACCTGACCCGGGCCGACGAGGTGATGCTCAGCGGCACGACCCTGGAGATCGTTCCCGTGACCCGGATCGACGACGCAACGATCGGCGACGGCACGCCGGGGCCGATTGCTCAACGCCTTGTGACCGGCTTCGCCGAGGCGGTCCGGCGCTTCCGGGACGGCCTGGAACCGATCGCGACCGGGTCGCCGGTCGGTGCCTCCAGCGCGGGAGCCTGA
- a CDS encoding sigma-70 family RNA polymerase sigma factor has protein sequence MSYTTLTSQQSDRTPPSRATLRGREPPRARGSPRTTQPRRSVRVCQDRRFPDRPIDVYSDQIRPYALLTAAEERAMGEASLRGDLEARERLVLANVRLVMTIARDFLGRGLSMDDLVGEGNLGLLRAAREFDPGFGVRFSTYASYWIKESILRALKTTTAPIRLPIYLINLLTKWNRTERALLQQLGIPPSHDQIAASLGLKRAQRQMVEQALRVHRCQIGSPSEEENPFAEAAAHVDHPETRLDQQESRQKLGQTLKTLDPIECKILTLHFGLDHQPPRTLTQISEALGLSRDRVRKIEARALRSLKRAWQDTMEGHPPPVEAS, from the coding sequence ATGTCGTACACGACCCTGACTTCTCAGCAATCGGACCGGACCCCACCGAGCCGGGCGACCTTGCGCGGACGGGAACCCCCTCGCGCCCGAGGGAGTCCGAGGACGACTCAACCGCGCAGGAGCGTTCGAGTTTGCCAGGATCGTAGGTTTCCGGATCGTCCGATCGACGTGTACTCGGACCAGATTCGGCCGTATGCGCTTCTCACCGCGGCGGAAGAACGGGCGATGGGCGAGGCGAGCCTGCGGGGGGATCTGGAGGCCCGGGAACGGCTTGTGCTGGCCAACGTGCGGCTGGTCATGACCATCGCCAGGGACTTCCTCGGACGAGGATTGTCGATGGACGACCTGGTGGGGGAAGGGAACCTCGGGCTCTTGCGGGCCGCCCGGGAATTTGATCCCGGGTTTGGGGTCCGGTTCAGCACGTATGCCAGTTACTGGATCAAGGAATCGATTCTTCGGGCCCTAAAAACCACCACGGCACCGATCCGACTGCCGATCTATTTGATCAACCTGCTCACCAAGTGGAATCGGACGGAGCGCGCGTTGCTCCAGCAGCTCGGCATTCCTCCGAGCCACGATCAAATCGCCGCGAGCCTTGGCCTCAAACGCGCCCAAAGGCAGATGGTGGAGCAGGCTCTTCGCGTGCATCGGTGCCAGATCGGCTCACCGTCGGAGGAGGAAAACCCGTTCGCCGAGGCCGCCGCCCATGTTGATCATCCCGAGACCAGGCTCGACCAGCAGGAATCGCGGCAGAAGCTCGGCCAGACGCTGAAAACCCTTGATCCGATCGAGTGCAAGATCCTGACCCTGCACTTCGGCCTGGACCATCAGCCCCCTCGTACCTTGACGCAGATCAGCGAGGCTCTTGGCCTGTCGCGGGACCGGGTTCGGAAGATCGAAGCTCGGGCCCTTCGGTCGCTGAAACGAGCCTGGCAAGACACGATGGAAGGGCATCCCCCTCCGGTCGAAGCCTCGTAG
- a CDS encoding thioredoxin-like domain-containing protein produces the protein MRAARFRSAAIAAAVLLGLSTGRASMAQQLDVASILKENRPVQRGVEYDTPTASAEIASCTAEVLSASRVGGGVKGVTVVIRDAQGRTLRRFVDVSGDRNIDQWCYYRDGFEVYRDIDYNDDRKIDESRWLNTAGTRIAAVENGKIASWRRLSAQEASKVLVDALVAGDQPLLNSVMASADELANLGLPRGLVEQVRKETGERPASIEALSKALGGWGWTKSTAWLRFDADMPHLIPADASAALKDDLLLFENSVIFAGSPDGMTDLGKVAYLQVPELVKIGEVWKFVGLPRAFNPDPSQAEMIVAYEGIRAWLYREGGGAGSAVASQVSPELEQALRALADYDAGAVEVFAKGNAKEIATYHYERVRKLRDVIAAASDADRIEYEKEAINSLAAAYQTGDPQIGPATKRVLDDFVKGGGALGSYAAFRLIPAEYSLQASKEPEKLVEAQKAWIDGLEGFLKDYPKSDEVPEALFQLASIKEFNGAEDEARTVYERLAKEFPDTPSGRKGAGALNRLDLVGKPIALSGPGLDGQTIDVASMKGKHVLIVFGAGTSPPTQRELPELARLAERRKDALAIVAVSLDGDPSSARSFAEQGPWATIVEEGGMESRLADEFGIISLPTMILVDPSGKVVDREVRSATEAEGQLDEALAKKE, from the coding sequence ATGCGTGCCGCCCGCTTCCGGTCTGCGGCAATTGCTGCCGCCGTGCTGCTTGGCCTGTCGACCGGCCGAGCCTCGATGGCGCAGCAGCTCGACGTGGCCAGCATCTTGAAGGAGAACCGGCCGGTTCAGCGCGGGGTCGAATACGACACGCCCACCGCTTCGGCCGAGATCGCCTCGTGCACCGCCGAGGTTTTGTCGGCCTCCCGAGTGGGAGGAGGGGTCAAGGGGGTCACGGTCGTCATTCGAGACGCCCAGGGCCGCACCCTTCGCCGATTCGTCGATGTCAGCGGCGACCGCAACATTGATCAGTGGTGCTATTACCGAGATGGATTCGAGGTGTATCGCGACATCGACTACAACGACGATCGCAAGATCGACGAGTCGCGATGGCTGAACACCGCCGGCACCCGGATCGCCGCGGTCGAGAACGGAAAGATCGCGTCCTGGCGGCGGCTGTCGGCCCAGGAAGCCAGCAAGGTGCTGGTCGATGCCCTCGTCGCTGGCGATCAGCCGCTCTTGAACAGCGTGATGGCCTCGGCCGACGAGTTGGCGAACCTCGGCCTGCCCCGGGGCCTGGTTGAGCAAGTTCGCAAGGAGACCGGCGAACGCCCGGCGTCCATCGAGGCGCTGTCGAAGGCGCTGGGCGGCTGGGGGTGGACGAAGTCGACCGCCTGGCTTCGGTTCGACGCCGACATGCCCCATCTGATCCCCGCCGATGCCTCGGCGGCCCTGAAGGATGACCTCTTGCTGTTTGAGAACTCGGTGATCTTCGCCGGGTCGCCCGACGGCATGACCGACCTGGGGAAGGTGGCGTACTTGCAGGTTCCCGAGCTGGTCAAGATCGGCGAGGTCTGGAAGTTCGTCGGCCTGCCCCGAGCCTTTAACCCCGATCCGTCGCAGGCCGAGATGATCGTCGCCTACGAGGGGATCCGGGCCTGGCTCTACCGAGAAGGAGGCGGAGCCGGGAGCGCGGTTGCCTCGCAGGTGAGCCCGGAGCTGGAACAGGCGTTGCGAGCCCTGGCCGACTACGACGCGGGGGCCGTCGAGGTCTTCGCCAAGGGGAACGCGAAGGAGATCGCCACCTATCATTACGAGCGGGTCCGGAAGCTTCGCGACGTGATCGCCGCGGCCTCGGACGCCGACCGGATTGAATACGAGAAGGAAGCGATCAACAGCCTTGCCGCCGCCTATCAGACGGGTGACCCGCAGATCGGCCCGGCGACGAAGCGGGTGCTCGACGACTTCGTCAAGGGGGGCGGGGCCCTCGGATCGTACGCGGCCTTCCGCCTGATCCCGGCCGAGTACAGCCTGCAGGCCTCGAAGGAGCCCGAAAAGCTTGTGGAAGCCCAGAAGGCCTGGATCGACGGGCTCGAAGGGTTCCTCAAGGACTATCCGAAGTCGGATGAGGTGCCCGAGGCGCTCTTCCAGCTCGCCAGCATCAAGGAGTTCAACGGCGCCGAGGATGAGGCCCGAACGGTCTACGAACGGCTTGCGAAGGAGTTTCCCGACACCCCTTCGGGCCGCAAGGGAGCCGGTGCCTTGAATCGGCTCGATCTGGTGGGCAAGCCAATCGCTCTGTCCGGTCCGGGACTCGACGGCCAGACGATCGACGTGGCGAGCATGAAGGGCAAGCACGTATTGATTGTCTTCGGGGCGGGGACCTCTCCCCCGACCCAGCGTGAGCTTCCCGAACTGGCCCGCCTGGCCGAGCGTCGCAAGGACGCGCTGGCCATCGTCGCCGTGAGCCTGGATGGCGACCCTAGCTCCGCCCGGTCGTTCGCCGAGCAAGGTCCCTGGGCGACCATCGTCGAGGAAGGGGGCATGGAAAGCCGCCTGGCCGACGAGTTCGGCATCATCTCGCTGCCGACGATGATTCTGGTCGACCCCTCCGGCAAGGTCGTCGACCGCGAGGTCCGCTCCGCCACCGAAGCCGAGGGTCAGCTCGACGAAGCCCTGGCAAAGAAGGAGTAA
- a CDS encoding AAA family ATPase — MDRRIDTDRSAKDRDRVGRSTDVSVLPSRQDARSACLRGLQQGRGPVLLTGEAGSGKTWLCKNLAESCPKLGRWLMLDAAPSDSGLDLLRRILRGLGRRDAASVLDARADLADELAEQAEDGRRWFLVLDEAQNASDSVLEEFRLLSNRLGQPDGLAGLVLVGRTSLVFRFRSRCWESLESRLAVHAQLGPIDAEEARLLLELSLPERSWNPDTIETIHARAAGNPARLLRLAGQLLPVVRPEAVRAVSSPSSQSISALDRESERHWSVSPRITAFDRKADPIADADPVTPCCDPPRLGEARPPLRFEDGVIEVGWADAEDAPVDTEPDPHAADDHSPADSLEPRDDSIAIEWPVSSDSVVSNPRPVQPSTVAIDDRYAEIQAQSQWSLALQAARASEDPSAGEMASQGPCDDSQHPCACEGLGETSENRDWSSDRSSTNVRAESGQEFAPYSRLFSQLNSANEPE; from the coding sequence ATGGACCGACGCATCGACACCGACCGCAGCGCGAAGGATCGCGATCGGGTCGGCCGCAGTACGGACGTGTCCGTGCTTCCCAGCCGGCAAGACGCCCGATCAGCCTGTCTTCGGGGCCTTCAACAGGGCAGGGGGCCGGTTCTCTTGACCGGCGAGGCTGGCTCGGGCAAAACCTGGCTCTGCAAGAACCTGGCCGAATCGTGCCCGAAACTCGGTCGATGGTTGATGCTCGATGCCGCTCCTTCGGATTCGGGGCTCGACCTGCTCCGAAGGATTCTGCGTGGTCTCGGCCGTCGCGATGCGGCCTCAGTGCTCGATGCCCGCGCCGATCTGGCCGATGAACTGGCCGAGCAGGCCGAAGATGGCCGACGCTGGTTCCTGGTTCTCGACGAGGCGCAGAATGCCTCGGACAGTGTGCTTGAGGAGTTCCGGCTCCTCTCCAATCGGCTCGGCCAGCCGGATGGGCTTGCCGGTCTCGTTCTTGTGGGTCGGACCAGCCTGGTGTTCCGCTTCCGCAGCCGATGCTGGGAGTCGCTCGAATCGCGACTGGCCGTTCACGCCCAGCTTGGCCCGATCGACGCTGAGGAAGCCCGGCTGCTCCTGGAGCTATCCCTGCCCGAGCGTTCCTGGAACCCGGACACGATCGAGACGATTCACGCCCGAGCCGCCGGGAACCCGGCGCGGTTGCTCCGGCTCGCCGGTCAACTGCTTCCCGTTGTTCGCCCGGAAGCGGTTCGGGCCGTCTCCTCTCCGAGTTCGCAGTCGATCTCGGCCCTCGATCGTGAATCCGAGCGGCACTGGTCCGTCTCCCCTCGGATCACTGCCTTCGACCGCAAAGCCGACCCGATCGCCGACGCTGATCCCGTCACTCCCTGCTGCGATCCCCCCCGCCTTGGCGAGGCTCGGCCTCCGCTTCGGTTCGAGGATGGCGTCATCGAGGTCGGCTGGGCCGATGCGGAAGACGCTCCGGTCGACACCGAGCCCGATCCCCACGCAGCCGACGACCACTCCCCGGCCGATTCCCTTGAGCCTCGGGACGATTCGATCGCGATCGAGTGGCCCGTGTCCTCGGACTCAGTTGTGTCGAACCCCCGGCCGGTCCAGCCTTCGACGGTGGCGATCGACGATCGCTACGCGGAGATCCAGGCGCAGTCGCAGTGGTCCTTGGCGTTGCAAGCGGCGAGAGCGTCTGAGGACCCCTCGGCAGGTGAGATGGCCTCTCAAGGCCCCTGCGACGACTCCCAGCATCCCTGTGCGTGCGAAGGGCTCGGCGAGACCTCGGAGAACCGCGATTGGTCCTCGGATCGCTCCTCGACGAACGTTCGGGCGGAGTCGGGACAGGAGTTCGCTCCCTACAGCCGACTCTTTTCTCAGTTGAATTCTGCCAATGAGCCGGAGTAA
- a CDS encoding polyprenol monophosphomannose synthase — protein sequence MSDPLDSATEAPNPPPRLVVSLATYNEADNLVPLVRAIRKYAPHASILIIDDNSPDGTGRVADRLSEQLPDVHVLHRTGKLGLGTAILEAMRFAIRGHYDQLLNLDADFSHPPRFIPDLLAGMNRFDVMIGSRYVPGGGVESSLFNTKRKLMSWAINTYARVLLGLSSRDNSGSYRCYRVSKLAEMDLDQVKSRGYSFMEEILYWCRLVGCTIGETPIIFEDRRAGKSKINTLEVLRALDVILRLGLTRPFRRRSTGARPPAVQA from the coding sequence GTGAGCGACCCGCTTGACTCCGCCACCGAAGCCCCGAACCCGCCTCCCCGGCTGGTCGTTTCGCTGGCGACCTACAACGAGGCCGACAATCTCGTCCCCCTCGTCCGGGCCATTCGTAAGTACGCGCCCCACGCCTCGATCCTCATCATCGACGACAATTCCCCCGATGGCACCGGTCGGGTCGCCGACCGGCTTTCCGAGCAATTGCCCGACGTTCACGTCCTGCACCGAACTGGCAAGCTCGGCCTGGGCACGGCCATTCTCGAAGCCATGCGCTTTGCCATCCGGGGCCACTACGACCAGCTTCTGAACCTCGACGCCGACTTCAGCCACCCGCCCCGGTTCATTCCCGACCTGCTCGCCGGCATGAATCGCTTCGACGTGATGATCGGCTCGCGCTACGTCCCCGGCGGCGGCGTCGAGAGTTCCCTGTTCAACACCAAGCGCAAGCTGATGAGCTGGGCGATCAACACCTACGCCCGCGTTCTGCTTGGCCTCTCCTCCCGCGACAACAGCGGCTCCTATCGCTGCTACCGCGTCTCGAAGCTCGCGGAGATGGACCTCGACCAGGTCAAATCACGCGGCTATTCGTTCATGGAAGAGATTCTTTACTGGTGCCGACTCGTCGGTTGCACCATCGGCGAGACCCCCATCATCTTCGAGGACCGCCGCGCCGGCAAATCGAAGATCAACACCCTCGAAGTCCTCCGCGCCCTCGACGTCATCCTCCGCCTCGGCCTCACCCGCCCCTTCCGCCGCCGATCGACGGGAGCCCGGCCACCGGCCGTCCAGGCCTGA
- a CDS encoding ThuA domain-containing protein produces the protein MILNRRRMLLASGAAALGASAFARTLSAAPQGDRKKILYFTKSSGFQHSVIARDGDELAHSEKILIDLGAEHGFDVTASKDGRLFDPDRIDEWDAFVFYTTGDLTQPGTDGQPPMSPEGLKAFLDAIQSGRKGFVGIHCATDTFHSGPDDRTPYIEMIGGEFISHGPQQVAKIKVVDPDFPGAGPFGSEFEINDEWYAFRNLSDQIHGIMVQLTEGMQSGRARDYERPDYPMTWVKKYGDGRVFYTSMGHREDVWTNPKYQGLLIGGLNVVTGRADADFTPNVSEITPDYQTLPG, from the coding sequence ATGATCCTCAACCGACGCCGCATGCTCTTGGCCTCCGGGGCCGCCGCCCTGGGAGCCTCCGCCTTCGCCCGCACCCTCTCCGCCGCCCCTCAGGGCGACCGCAAGAAGATCCTTTACTTCACCAAAAGCTCCGGCTTCCAGCACTCGGTCATCGCTCGCGACGGCGACGAACTGGCCCACTCCGAGAAGATCCTCATCGACCTCGGCGCCGAGCACGGCTTCGACGTCACCGCCTCGAAGGACGGCCGCCTGTTCGACCCCGACCGCATCGACGAGTGGGACGCCTTCGTCTTCTACACCACCGGCGACCTGACCCAGCCCGGCACCGACGGCCAGCCCCCCATGTCTCCCGAGGGGCTCAAGGCCTTCCTCGACGCCATCCAGTCCGGCCGCAAGGGGTTCGTCGGCATCCACTGCGCCACCGACACCTTCCACAGCGGACCCGACGACCGCACCCCCTACATTGAGATGATCGGCGGCGAGTTCATCTCCCACGGCCCGCAGCAGGTCGCCAAGATCAAGGTCGTCGATCCCGACTTCCCCGGCGCCGGGCCCTTCGGCTCCGAGTTCGAAATCAACGACGAGTGGTACGCCTTCCGCAACCTCTCCGACCAGATCCACGGCATCATGGTCCAGCTCACCGAAGGCATGCAATCCGGCCGTGCCCGCGACTACGAGCGGCCTGATTACCCCATGACCTGGGTGAAAAAGTACGGCGACGGCCGCGTCTTCTACACCTCGATGGGCCACCGCGAAGACGTCTGGACCAACCCCAAGTACCAAGGGCTCCTCATCGGCGGCCTCAACGTCGTCACCGGCCGCGCCGACGCCGACTTCACCCCCAACGTCTCCGAGATCACCCCCGACTACCAAACCCTCCCGGGCTGA
- a CDS encoding ParE family toxin-like protein yields the protein MNSFLLPQFLALYRALPQQVRQQARHAYALFRQDPHHPSLRFRQVHPVRPIFSVRVGLHVRAVGIREGNNIYWFWIGSHAEYDRLLNQY from the coding sequence ATGAATTCGTTCCTCCTACCGCAGTTCCTGGCGTTGTACCGTGCACTTCCCCAACAGGTTCGGCAACAGGCTCGGCACGCCTACGCCTTGTTTCGACAAGACCCACATCACCCGAGCTTGCGTTTCCGCCAGGTTCATCCGGTCCGTCCCATCTTCTCTGTCCGTGTTGGACTCCATGTTCGGGCCGTCGGAATCCGGGAGGGAAACAACATCTATTGGTTCTGGATCGGCTCACATGCGGAGTACGACCGCCTTTTGAACCAATATTGA